A segment of the Candidatus Nanopelagicales bacterium genome:
ACGGCGATAAGGCATTGAATGAAGAATGCAGCGCTGACACCGAGCCATACGTAGAGGTGTCGAAAACGAGTCGCGAGCACCAATGATGCAATGAAACTCTTATCTGGAAGTTCAGCAAGGAAAATAACGAAAAACGTCGTTAATGCAATCCCAAGGTCGAACGTTTGATTCAAGGTGAACTACTAGTTCGTGATTTTGAACAACCACAAACCGCGCATCTTGTTGTTGCTGATTGAAGCAACAGCAAGCGGAGTTCCTTCGGCATTCAGTGTTGTGCCAGTTGGAACAGTGAAACGGAAGTAGGTCTCTGTGATGGGTTCTGGACTCAGTGGCTGGCCATTGAAGAATGCGGTCCAACCTTCTTCTGCGACTACTGGGTCAACGCTGATGCCCACGGTGTTACCCACCATTGATGGAACGCTGAGAGCGCTAGGCAGTGCATCTTCCAAGTTGGTGGCCAGGTTTTGGCAGTTAAGGCCTGCTTCGTCGACATTGAAGTCCCAGCACAGTGCCTCTTCATTCACGCTGTTGACGCCGCTGACCACAGACACAGCCGGCGCAGGCTTTGTACATCCGGAAAGCGCAAGAGCAGCAATACCAAGGGCAACGACAGGGGCAATTCGACGAATCATCACGCCCGCAGCCTACGGGATTGCTGGTGTTTTGCCCCCGGGGGTTCAGCACGGGTCATAGGTACGCGAGAATCGACCTGTGACTGACATCGACACTCAAGTGGCCATCGTGGACGATCCGCGGCTTCTTGATGCTCAGGAACTGACCCGCGACGCCCTAATCGGAGAAGTTGGCGCGGAATATGTCGGTGAATTTGTCAGCGCCATGATGGACGCCGATCACATAGCAACCCACCTTTATACCTGTCTCAACCCCGCCTATGTCGGTTGGAATTGGGCTGTCCTTGTCGTGCGTGCGGCTGGCACTGATTCGGTCACGGTCAACGATGTGGTCTTGATGCCGGGGGAGCAGGCCCTGGTTGCCCCAGCTTGGGTGCCATGGAGTGAACGGGTTCAACCAGGTGACCTTGGTGTCGGCGACATCCTGCCCACTCCAGCAGATGACCAACGACTCATCGCCGGACTCACTGGCGAAGATGAACTTGAAGGTGTGGCCTCCCTTGCTCCATTGACGCCAGGTCAGTGGGAACTTGGTCTTGGTCGAGCTCGCGTGCTTTCTCCACTTGGGCGTGAAGCGGCGGCTCATAGGTGGCACGTAGGTGACACGGGCCCGCAGACAGCAATGGCGAGAAATGCAGCCCATGAATGTTCAACCTGTGGCTTCTTGGTAACTGTGGGTGGTGTGGTTGGTCAGGCTTTTGGAATCTGCGCTAATGAACTTGGTGCGGCAGACGGGCGCATCGTGAGTTTGGGCTTTGGCTGCGGTGCGCATTCCGAGGTTCTCGTTGAACCACCCGTTGAGCCCGCTGAGGGATCCCTGCCAGATGAAGCTGGGGATTTAGGCCACTCCTAAACACTGTTCGAATTGAATTCCAGGAGCGGTTACTTCCCTTGGGCCTTGCGCCGCAAAAACACCAAACCTAAAACCCCGCTGGTAATTGCGATAGCTGACATCAGCAGCCATTGCTGGACATTTCCGTCTTGTGTCTTCAAAACGACGGCACCAACGACGCCGGCGATCACCCAAGCTAGCGTGCCAATTCGGACAGCAACTTGCGCTGAAGCCACTGAACCTGGCTCTGCCCGATAGGCACTTGTCCGACTCATGGTGCTGCCTTCCCTCATGTCCAACAGTTGATGGAGTTCTCACGCTAGTCTCCGGCCATTCATCAACCCGAGGGTGCATGTCCATTAGTACCGAGCCAAAATCTGGCTTCGACAAGTATTTCGAACTATCCGCACGCGGATCCAATTACAGCCGTGAAATCCGAGGTGGATTTGTCACCTTCTTCACGATGGCATACATCGTAGTGCTGAATCCACTGATCATTGGTACTGCAAAAGATGTGAACGGTCAGTTCATCGGCGAAAACACAGATGTTCTTCAGTCAATCACGATGGTCACCGCAGCAACAGCCCTCGTTGCTGGCCTCATGACAATCCTGATGGGTGCCATTGGCCGTTTCCCGGTTGCTATTGCTGCCGGCCTTGGCCTCAACGGTTTCGTTGCCTTCACCCTTGCCCCTCAGATGACCTGGGCAGACGCCATGGGTCTTGTAGTGCTTGAAGGCTTGTTGATTCTGTTGTTGGTACTCACCGGCTTCCGCTCTGCTGTCTTCAAGGCAGTGCCAGAGCAGCTTAAGTACGCAATTGGCGTGGGTATTGGTTTGTTCATCACCATCATCGGTTTAGTGGACTCGGGCATTGTTCGCTCGGGTGTTCCACTTATTTCGTTCGGATTCTTCGGTGAGCTTCAAGGCTGGCCAATTCTGACCTTCGTGATCGGTTTGATCATCACCATCGTGTTGTTGGTGCGCAAGGTCAAGGGCGCAATCTTGATTTCCATTCTGGCTACGACCGTGGTTGCAATGATTATTGAAGCCGTGGCAGGCGTTGGAGCCAAGTCAACAGATAACCCACTTGGTTGGGGCCTGAACGTTCCTAAGGTGCCAGAGTCAATTGCTGCTACCCCGGATCTTGGATTGCTTGGTCAGTTCAACCTCTTTGGCAGTTTTGAATCAATCGGCGTTGTTGCAGCAATCCTGGCGATTTTCTCGCTCATGCTCTCTGACTTCTTCGACACCATGGGCACCGCTTTTGGTCTTGCCACTGAAGCTGATTTGCTTGATGAAGAAGGAAACATTCCTCACTTCGAGAGCATCCTTGTTGTCGACTCACTCGCAGCAGTCGCTGGCGGTGTGGGTTCGGTCTCGAGCAACACTGCATACATCGAGTCAGCATCAGGCATCGGTGAAGGTGCACGCACTGGTATCGCATCATTGGTTACCGGTCTGCTGTTCTTGATCGCAATGTTCTTCTCGCCGCTGGTCACAGTGATTCCTTACGAGGCTGCAACGCCGGCTCTGGTAATTGTTGGTTTCTTGATGATGACGCAAATTCGTCACATTGACTTCACCGATTACTCGATCGGCATCCCTGCCTTCTTGACGATCGCCTTGATGCCATTCACCTACTCAATCACCAACGGCATTGGTGCTGGTTTCGTGAGCTGGGTCATCATCAAGATCGCAACCGGCAAGATCAAGGAAATCAACTGGCTGATGTGGGTTATCTCAATCGCCTTTGTTTTGTACTTCGCGATCAACCC
Coding sequences within it:
- a CDS encoding DUF3027 domain-containing protein — translated: MTDIDTQVAIVDDPRLLDAQELTRDALIGEVGAEYVGEFVSAMMDADHIATHLYTCLNPAYVGWNWAVLVVRAAGTDSVTVNDVVLMPGEQALVAPAWVPWSERVQPGDLGVGDILPTPADDQRLIAGLTGEDELEGVASLAPLTPGQWELGLGRARVLSPLGREAAAHRWHVGDTGPQTAMARNAAHECSTCGFLVTVGGVVGQAFGICANELGAADGRIVSLGFGCGAHSEVLVEPPVEPAEGSLPDEAGDLGHS
- a CDS encoding NCS2 family permease; this translates as MSISTEPKSGFDKYFELSARGSNYSREIRGGFVTFFTMAYIVVLNPLIIGTAKDVNGQFIGENTDVLQSITMVTAATALVAGLMTILMGAIGRFPVAIAAGLGLNGFVAFTLAPQMTWADAMGLVVLEGLLILLLVLTGFRSAVFKAVPEQLKYAIGVGIGLFITIIGLVDSGIVRSGVPLISFGFFGELQGWPILTFVIGLIITIVLLVRKVKGAILISILATTVVAMIIEAVAGVGAKSTDNPLGWGLNVPKVPESIAATPDLGLLGQFNLFGSFESIGVVAAILAIFSLMLSDFFDTMGTAFGLATEADLLDEEGNIPHFESILVVDSLAAVAGGVGSVSSNTAYIESASGIGEGARTGIASLVTGLLFLIAMFFSPLVTVIPYEAATPALVIVGFLMMTQIRHIDFTDYSIGIPAFLTIALMPFTYSITNGIGAGFVSWVIIKIATGKIKEINWLMWVISIAFVLYFAINPIEQLLGVSG